TTCGGTCAATGCCGCGGCCGCAGCGGCCGGCTTGAAAGCGGGGATGCGGCTGTCGGCGGCGCATGCGCTGATGACGCAGGTGCGCACCATCGATTACGACGCGCAGAACGAAGCGCGCACGCAGCGGTTTCTGGCGGCCTGGGCGTATCGGCATAGTTCGCTGGTGAGCCAGCAGTGGTCGCGTGCCATCGTGCTGGAAGCTGCGGCCAGCTTTCGCCTGTTCGGCCCCTGGCCACGCTTCGAGCGCCGCTTGCGCGATGAACTGCAGGCGTTGGGCTTCCAGCACCGGCTTGCGCTGGCGCCCACGCCGCGCGCGGCGCGCGTGCTGGCCGGCCTGCGCGATGGCATGGTGGTGACCGAACTGCAGGCCTTGCACCGCACATTGGACGCCGTGCCGGTGCGCCGCGCCGCGTTACCGGGCGATGCCGGCGAGCGCCTGCAGCACATGGGCGTACGCACGCTCGCCGCAGTGCGTGCGCTGCCGCGCGACGGCCTGCGTCGGCGCTTCGGTGCCGGCCTGCTGGATCACCTGGATCGTCTCTACGGCGATGCCGATGACCCATTGGAGTGCTATGCGCCGCCGGACCACTTCGACCAGCGCGTGGAGCTGGGCTACGAGGTGGAAACGCACCCGGCCCTGCTGTTTCCGCTGCGGCGGTTGATCGGCGACCTGTGCACCTACCTGTCGATCCGCGACGGCGGCGTGCAGCGTTTCCTGCTGCGGCTGGAGCACGAGGAAGGCGCCACCGATGTGGCGATC
The window above is part of the Xanthomonas cassavae CFBP 4642 genome. Proteins encoded here:
- a CDS encoding Y-family DNA polymerase, which encodes MLWACLLLPQLALDAVLRRLEEPQAPLVLVQGPAQLRNLHSVNAAAAAAGLKAGMRLSAAHALMTQVRTIDYDAQNEARTQRFLAAWAYRHSSLVSQQWSRAIVLEAAASFRLFGPWPRFERRLRDELQALGFQHRLALAPTPRAARVLAGLRDGMVVTELQALHRTLDAVPVRRAALPGDAGERLQHMGVRTLAAVRALPRDGLRRRFGAGLLDHLDRLYGDADDPLECYAPPDHFDQRVELGYEVETHPALLFPLRRLIGDLCTYLSIRDGGVQRFLLRLEHEEGATDVAIGLLTPERAPTLLFELARNRLERVEIPRPVVAMRLLARQLPPFVPAMRDLFDQRAQQSVDWPQLRERLRARLGDEAVYRVMPADDPRPERAWRRAIGDAVHEAAAPARPPRPTWLLPQPVPLHETQLRIVSGPERLESGWWDDDEARRDYYVVETARGRRAWVFAAPGRVDGWMLHGWFA